Proteins encoded within one genomic window of Humulus lupulus chromosome 1, drHumLupu1.1, whole genome shotgun sequence:
- the LOC133822856 gene encoding 22.7 kDa class IV heat shock protein-like produces MAKLPIALLIVLIITVQSSTALVPYTGSLWDAMVNNIPSEDPFRILEHTPFSIPKASEPLALARADWKETATEHVIAVDVPGMKKEDVKIEVEENRVLRVSGEMKAEEEREGDKWHRSERISGKFWRRFRLPENADLDAIKAKLENGVLKVTVPKLAEEKKKKQSKVIDIVETRDEL; encoded by the coding sequence ATGGCCAAACTCCCCATTGCACTTCTGATCGTCTTAATCATCACCGTCCAATCTAGTACTGCCTTAGTTCCCTACACGGGATCGCTTTGGGACGCAATGGTGAACAACATTCCCTCCGAAGACCCTTTCAGAATCCTCGAACACACACCGTTTTCCATTCCTAAAGCTTCAGAGCCCTTGGCGTTGGCACGTGCGGACTGGAAGGAGACGGCGACTGAGCACGTGATCGCGGTAGACGTTCCGGGGATGAAGAAGGAGGACGTGAAGATTGAGGTGGAGGAGAACAGAGTGCTGAGAGTCAGCGGCGAGATGAAGGCGGAGGAGGAACGAGAGGGCGACAAGTGGCACCGGTCGGAAAGGATCAGTGGAAAGTTCTGGAGACGGTTCCGGTTGCCGGAGAATGCAGATTTGGATGCGATCAAGGCGAAACTTGAGAATGGAGTTTTGAAAGTTACAGTCCCCAAACTGgccgaggagaagaagaagaagcagtCCAAGGTTATTGATATTGTTGAAACCAGGGATGAGCTGTGA